The DNA window TCGGTAATATTGCCTGCGACATCCAGCTCCACCCCCTGCGAGCGCACGCGCCCGGCGGTGCGGGTCACGGTTTCGCCATTCACCAGTTCGCTGACCATCACGTTGCGTTTGGTGATATCGAACAGGGCTAAAGTACCGGTGACACCGTTCGGCAACTCAACCTTGCTGCCCACTTCCCAGGCCTTGCCCTGTTCCGGCGGTAGCGAACCAATCTGGCTGGCGATGGAAGAGTTTGGTTTGAAAGACTCGGTATAGCTGCTGTACAGCGACACATACGGCGTCAGCTTGTAGACCACCCCGGCGCGGGGCACCAGTTTGCCATCGGAGCTGTCGGTATTGGTGACAAACGGCCGCCCTTTGCCGGCAAACACGTCAAAGGCGTCGTAACGCAGTCCGCCCATCACCAGCCATTTATCGGTCAGCTGCACGGAGTCCTGCATAAACCAGCCGTAGCTGGTGAGGTTTTCACGCTGATCGCTGTCTTTGGCGCTGACGGCGTTCGAGGTAGGCATCTGGCCGTAAACAGGGTTGTAGATATTGAAATCGCTGTTCTTCTTGCCGCGGATCATATCGCCGCGGTAGGTGCGATTATCTTCAAAATCAAAGCCGAACAGCATTTGGTGGTTGATGCTGCCCCAGTCGACGTCACCGTTGAGCGTCAACTGCACCGCGTTGGCATGGCTGACCGCATGGGCGGTGGAGTCGGCCTGGCGCGACAGCACGCCGGTTTCAGGATCCAGAGCCAGCGCACGTGCCTGGTTGTCGCTGTAGCTGTTGCGACTGTAGGCGTAGGTCAGTGAGCTTTTCCAGCTCTCGTTCAACACCTGATCAACCTGCAGGGTAACGCTGTCCTGATCGCCACGCGTGGCGTTATAGCTTTCGTCGAAGCGACGATCGCGCGGCGTATTCACCGGTTTGCCGGTACGCGAATCGATGATGGTACCGCGATCGAACGGCACCAAATACTCCATATGCTCGTAGGCAACGCGCACCGTGGTGCTCTCGCCGAACCACATCAGCGACGGTGCGATCACCGTCTGACGGTTGCGGCCGAAGTTACGCCAGTAGTCGGTCTCGTCGTGATCGACAATCATCCGATAGGCGAATCCTGAAGTCCCCAGCGGCCCGGTCACGTCCAACTGGCCGCCACCGCCCTTGAAGCTGCTGCCCCAGCCTTCCACATGGGTGTGCTGCTGCAACTGCGGCTTTTTGGTGATCATATTGATCATCCCGCCCGGTTCACCCATGCCGTACAACATCGAGGCCGGGCCTTTCAGCACCTCAACCCGTTCGGTGGTTGGGGTAAAGTTACGTGCCTGCACCGAGCGCACGCCGTCGCGCAGAATTGAGCCGTCGCGGTTATCACCAAAACCACGCTTCATTACCGCGTCCTGAGTCCCCCCCAACGTATTCGCCTGGGTGATGCCGCTGACGTTATACAGCGCTTCATCCAGGCTGCTGACCGCCTGATCGGTAATCACCTGCTGCGGCACCACGTCGATAGCCTGCGGCACGTCCAGCAGGCTGGTTTCCGTGCGGGTGCCGGTCACGCTGGTCAGCGGCTGATAGCTTTGTACGCCATCGGCCTGTGCCTGGCCAACCACCACCAGGGTTTCGCCCTTCTCTGCGGTTTTGTCGGCACCGATCGCCGGTACACAGGCGCAGGCCGCCAGAGGCAGTGCACACCACCAGCCACGTTGGGTGTTATTCATTATTTAACTGACTCCAATAGGTCCCTGAAAAAGGTAACGGCAAAAATTGTTGATATAACTGCTTAAAGGTCTGCTGCGGGTTGATGTCTGCAAACAGATCCGGATAGAAGGTTTTGGCGAACATCTCAACCGCGACAACGTGATAAGGGCTGAGATAAAAGTTGTGCCAAATGCTCCAGGCCTGGTGATTTTTTATGGCTTTCAGGTTGGCGAGCATCGGTTGTTTTTGCATCACCCGGCTAAAGCTCTCATCGGCTTCCTGCTGGGTGACCAGCGGCCCAAGGCGCAGATCGGAAAAATGCTTGCCCTGCGGCCCGGCCATGCCGGTGGCGATGTAGATGTCAGGATTGGCGGTCAGAATGGTTTCCGGGTTCAGCTCACCGTAGACGCCTTTGATACTGGCGTTGGCAATATTGTCGCCGCCGGCAAAGGTCAGCAAGTCACCGAGGTTGCCATGGGCCGCCGTGGTGCAGCAGGTTTCGCGCCGCCCGAGGTGCAGGTGCAACATCACCTTGGGTTTCGGCCCCTGATAACCGGCCAGCCGCTGCTGGATCACCGCCATATGCTGTTGATAGAAGTTGATGAACTGCTCTGCGCGCGGCTGACGGTTAAGCACTTCGCCCAACAGGCGGACGCTAGGCACGGTGTTGTTCAGCAGATCGACCCGTAAATCGACGTAGATCACCGCAATGCCGGCCTTGCTCAACGCACTCAGCAATAAATCACTGTCACCCTCTTCCCGCGCATAGCGCGCGAGGATCACTAAGTCCGGCTTCAAGCGGATCAGGTTTTCAATATTTACCTGGCGGAAATTGCCCTTGCTGATAGAGGGGATCGCTTTGATCTGCGGAAATTTCTGCGTGTAGAGTTGCCAGCTTTGCGCATCGAAACGCGCCATATCTTCCGGCCAGCCAACGATACGTTGGGCGGGGTTTCCCGGTTCGAGCAGCGCCAGGGTATACAACATGCGGCTCTCGCCCAGCACAATACGCTGCGGATTGTCCGGCACCTCAACCTGACGCCCCGTAATGTCAGTGACCATTTTTGCCTGAACGCCAAAAAAGCCGAACAGCAGGGAAAGCAGCAGAAAAATGAGGGAATTGCGCATCAGTGAGCCGGATTAGCCAAAATATGCGCGCATGATAATCACTCTCATTAGCACTTTCAATCACAACAGGCAAAGAGCGAGTCAAATCCGCTGAATTACGCAGTTTCGTCACTGATGCGTGCAAAACCGCTATAAATACGGTTTTATTAAGTTAAAAAAGCGGTCGATAGTCCGCTAGCGGGTGAGCCAGATTGGCCGATAATTAAAGGAGGGGCAGAGATGACTCAACAGATTATTCCACTGACCGAGTGCCCAGAGTTTAGCGACGTTTGTGCCGCATGGGCCTTTGGCCAATGGGGTTCGCAGCGCGGCGGTTCTCTGGAACGCACGCGTCAACGCTTTGCCCAATGCGCGCAACCGAGTGAAGACTACACCACCTTGTTGATGCTTGAAGACGGACGTCCGCTGGGCATGGCCAGCCTGTGGCCGAGTGACGATCATCACCGGATGGACCTTTCCCCCTGGCTGGCTGGGGTGTTTGTTCATCCTGACCATCGCCGTCAGGGCATTGCACAGCGTCTGGAGGCCGCCATCGTCCAACTGGCACGCCAACGCAACCATCCCGTATTGCACCTGATCACTGATAAATCAGAACCGCTATATACGGGTTGGGGCTGGCAAACTATCGAACGTCGGCAGCAATATGATGGCCAGGTGGTGGTGATGGAGAAAAGGCTTTAGCTAACGCGGAGTACAGACGTACACCAGCGCCGGCGGGAAGTTACGCACTACCCGCAGTCGTTTCCAGTGGAAGTAGCGGGACAGTAATTTTTCCGACAGGTGACTGTACTGGAACAGTACCAGCGTGCCATTGCGTGCACGCAGGCACTGCTGCGCCTGCTGTAAAATACGGATGCTGATTTTAAGCGGAATTGACAGCAGCGGCAGGCAGGAGAACACCACGTCATAATCGCGAGCCATCTGTTCCGCCGATCGGTCCATTACCTGCAGGCGGCGATCGTCGATTTTCCGCAATTGATGGACAAAGTTTGATTGAATTTCAAAAGCTTCCAGCGAAGCATCGGCGCGCATGCGTCCCAATATGCGCTTGGTCAGCACGCCGTCCGCCGCACCCAGCTCCGCGATCGACAATGCGCCTGTCCATTCAATCTGATTGAGCATCGCCTGGCACAGCCAGGGGGAAGAAGGCGCCAGGGTGCCAATGGTGCGTGGCGAAGCCATAAACTGCTGGAGATAGGAAAAGTGGTTCTTCAGTTGCAGCCGTGTCGCATTTAACATTGGGGCCTCCTTAGGTTGAGTAGCCACCAATCTGAACTCAATTCCTTAAGTATTCATTAACATGTGTCCTAAAACCACCGACACAGTTGTAATAAAATGCAACTGACAACCGAAAAAAACGGCTGTGGATAATGATCATCGGGTTAGCCAATAATGGCCTTTCCGGTCAGATTATTATCCACAACCGTTTATTTTATCGGCCACTTATTTAAGTGACCGATTTTAATTTACTGCCTGATAATTACCGATAGATTTCCGCATTACCACGCCAGTTGCTGGAGTCCCCCGGGGTGTCCAGCCCAATAATACGCAGATGGCTGGCGCCATCCGCCTGAGCTTTTTCTTTCAGCGCGTGAACCGCATCAGCCGGTGAACCACTGACACCGGAAACCGATACTACGCCAAGGCTCTGCAGGCCACTGGCTTGTTCAGTGTTGACCTGTTTTACCGATGACAGCGGCGCTGCAAAGGAAGAAAACGAAGCGGCTGCCAACAGAACTGCTGCGATGCCAGGTAATAGTTTCATGATTAACTCCAGGTGTTTTTGTTTATTTCGTCGTATCAGTGGAGTTAATTATCCGCCAGGCAGTGAAAATGGACGTAATCCAATGTAAAGAACATCAATCATTGTGACGAAAATAAGGAGAAGGTGAGTGCAGATATGTCTTACAGGGAATAATAGCGGTCTACACAGCGACTCTACTCCCGGCGGATGACAATTAAAAGTCCGTTTGGTCAATCAAAAGATAAAAACCTCACTTTTAAGATTTCTCTCCCACCTGCAGGTGGCTGAACTACGCTATTGCTGAAGGTTACCATTTTGGAAGGACTCTCTATGTCACAAACCTTACTACGTGTACGCGATGGCCATGGCGCCTCGGTTTCGTTCTCGGAACTGTTGTTCGATCTGATCTACGTTTTTGCCGTTACCCAACTTTCCCACTATCTGCTGCATCATCTGACGTTAACCGGTGCGCTGGAAACCCTGTTGTTATGGTTCGCCGTCTGGTTGGCGTGGCAATACACGGCCTGGGTCACTAACTGGTTTAACCCGGATACTCGCCCGATTCGCATCCTGCTGTTCGCCATCATGCTGTTGGGGTTGTTCGCCTCATCCGCGCTGCCGCAGGCATTTGGTGAACGAGGACTGACGTTCGCACTATTTTACGTGGCAATCCAGGTTGGCCGTTCACTGGTAGTCCTGAATCTGTTACCGGCCCACCATCCGCTAAAACAAAACTTCCAGCGCATTCTCGGCTGGATGTGCATCTCGGCGATTTTCTGGATCCTCGGTGGCCTGACGGAGGGCAACCATCGACTGCTGCTGTGGGCCGTGGCGGTCCTGTGTGAATACGTTTCGCCGATGTTCGGTTTCCGCTTACCGGTGCTTGGCCGTTCCGACAGCAGCAGCGAATGGACGATTGAAGGCCATCACCTGGCAGAGCGCTGCCAACTGTTTGTCATTGTGGCACTGGGGGAAACCATTCTGATCACCGGTTCCACCCTCAGCGAAATGGAGTCCTGGACAGCGCCGGTGCTGATTGCGTCACTGGTGGCCTTTCTCGGCAGTCTGGCGATGTGGTGGGTTTATTTCGATACCAGCAGCAAAGCCGGCAGCCATGCCATCAGTCAGGCAGCAAACCCTGGCCAGTTGGGTGCCTATTTCCATTATGTCCATGTGGTACTGGTGGGCGCGATCATCGTCTGCGCCGTCGCCAATGAACTGGTGATCGCCCACCCTGACGGCCACATCAATAACGTGACGGCAGCGGTGCTACTGCTGGGCCCGGCAATTTATCTGCTCGCCAATGCGCTGTACAAGAGACTGGTGTATCGCCGTTTCCCGCTGTCGCACTTACTGGGGCTGATCGCGCTGGCGGTGCTGGCACCGATTGCCTATCTCACCGATTTATTGATGGTGAACGGCCTGACCACGCTGATTATGGTGGCCGTGGCGGTATGGGAAAGCATCTCGCGTGGCAAAGCGTCACAGGCTAACCGCGACGCTATCATATAAGGAAAGAAGCAGGGGGCCTCGCCCCCGGCCGTGATGCTTACTTCAGCGATTGCGGCAACGTCAAGACCCAGAGTTCGCTGAGCGACTCCGGTTTTTCCAGCGGCTGCAATTCGATACGGGTCGAGACGGTTTTGCCATCCAGGCTCAGCTTGCCCTGTTGATCCAACTGATAATCGCCGATTTTCTTCCCCTCCGGTTGCGCGTCTACCAGCTTGGCCTGCAGGCCAAAGTCATTATCGTTGATGACGACTAATGTGCGATCGTCAATCAACGACAAACCTTCCACTTTCTCCTGCTGCCAGCCCAATTTGCGCAGATCCACCACTTCACGCTTCTGGGCCAATTTCACGCCACGTTTGGCGAGATCTTTCGCATCGTCAAATTCCAACGCCTTGCCCTTGCCGTCAAAATTCGTCAGGTCGGTTGCCTGGCTGAGATCGACCAGATAGATCTTGTTGATCATCTGCTTGTCTTTGTCGCTGCCCTGCTCAACCAACAGGATGTGCTGATTATCGACCGCCACAATGTCGCCGACCTTGGCGTCTTTGGCCTTTTTATAGCTGTCGATATCGATCGGATAGCCGTACATCACCGTTTTACCGCTGGCGGGATCAAAACTGACCAGGCGGGTGAACTGCGCCTTGTTCTTGCTTTTACCCTCAACGTCGAGCGTGCTCTGTACCGCCGCTAAAATCCGTCCGTCCGGCATCCGGGTTATGCCCTCAAAGCCGCGATTCGGCTGGCGCCACTTGATGATATTCGGCAACCCACCGGCCACCGCCTGCTCGCCCTGTTCTGGCGTTGGGCCATATTTGGCAAGGATTTTGCCCTGGCTGTCGATATGGATCAGGAACGGACCGTATTCGTCACACAACCAGTAACCGCCCTTGCCGTCCGCAGTGATACCTTCGGTATCCAGCCCGCGCCGGTCGCTCTGCAAGGTTTTCAGCGTATCGCTCAGCGCCACTTCGTTGGTTGAACCAATCAGGCCCGCCGGCAGCGGCAACCCGCTGATCGGCCCTTGCTGGTCATGCAGCGGGCGTGAATTGCCTGCAACGGCCTTGCCGCCGCCGACGCGAATATCCATCAACAACGGAACAAACTCCGGATTGGCGAAAATTTTCGCTTCCTGTTCACCCACCGCAGGTGCATCGGCATTGGGGCCGCGATCGGTCAGGGTGGTCAACAGCAGATCCTGGCCTTCACGGCCATTGAATACCAGCCCCGAACCAATGCCTACAGGCAACCCCTGTGGGAAATTCCTGGCGAACGCGCCTTGATAGCTCACATGCTCGCCGCCGGGGAAGCTGACCACGTAGCGCGCCACCTCAACGTCGGTGGCGGCATAAGAAAACAGAGGGAACAACGAACTGATTAACAGCGAAACCGATTTTATTTTCATGGTTATGGCTCAGAGTTAAGGGGATGAAGTTGGCAGCTTGCTAAGGTATTAGTCCTGCATGACGATTTGATGACAAGACAGACCTAATGCCCTGAATTTTCGTGAAAATTAAATATAGCAAATAGGAATTAACAATTAACCCTGATAAACCCAATGGAAAAATCATATGAGAAATCGAAAATAGCCATGGCTATTTTCCGCCAGAAATACCTATACCGCTTAAGCTTAGGGTAAATTCTTATAACAGCGATAAAAAAATCAGCAAACGCACTGCAAAGCCACATATATAGCCGCATTCGCATAGACAAAGTTAATTAGCAGGGATTTAATATCTGTCGTTATTCAAGGTTCATTAAGAATAATCCTGATAGAAACCTGCATTAATTGAAAAAGGTGTTCTATAGTTTTTAGTGCTAACGCCCGTTAGTATTTTCCGTAGGATGGAGTCTATGTCAAAGCGACTTTTTGCCGAATTTTTTGGCACATTTTGGTTGGTGTTCGGTGGTTGTGGTAGCGCAGTATTAGCAGCAGCATTTCCACAGCTGGGTATTGGTTTTCTTGGTGTCGCGCTCGCTTTTGGTTTGACCGTGGTCACCATGGCTTATGCCGTTGGCCATATTTCTGGCGGGCACTTTAACCCGGCGATTACCGTGGGATTGTTTGCCGGCGGCCGTTTCGCCGCTAAAGACGTGATCCCCTATGTGATTGCTCAGGTTATTGGCGGGATTGCTGCAGCGGCGGTGTTGTATTTGATCGCCAGCGGCAAGGCAGGTTTTGACGCTACCGGCGGCGGCTTTGCCTCCAACGGTTACGGTGAACACTCACCGGGCGGCTATTCTCTGCAGTCCGCAATCGTAATCGAATTGGTCCTGACCGCATTCTTCCTGATCGTTATTCATGGTGTCACAGATAAACGTGCGCCTGCGGGCTTTGCTCCATTGGCCATTGGTTTGACGTTAACCCTGATTCACCTGATCAGTATTCCGGTTACCAATACTTCCGTTAACCCGGCGCGTAGTACCGGCGTAGCAATATTCCAGGGAACCTGGGCATTGCAACAACTATGGGTATTCTGGCTGGTGCCATTAGTGGGCGGTGTTATCGGCGGCCTGATTTATCGCTGCCTGCTGGAAGACAAAAAGTAATTTCTTACCTGGCAATATTCTGTCAGGGCAGCCGCTATATCCCGCGTGTTTCCGCTTGCCATTGGGAAAATGAAGGGTATATCGGCTGCCCTGAATTATTTAACCTCTAACGACTTCAAACATCATAATGTCGCTGGTGAATGAACCGTCCAGCTCGATGGCAAAATGCTGCTGCACATCTTCAGAGAGTCCCTGTTGCAACGCGCGAATCGCAGTGACGAAATGCTCTGGCGTACGCATGCGCTCCACCCAACTGCTGAACTCCAGATAAAGCCGATCCGACGTCACCTCCCGAACCAACAATCCAGACTCTGTCAGCAGACTCAGCCATTCACCTGGCGCGTAATTGCGCACATGTGAAGTATCACGCAGTACCTCTACGGTTTGCAGATAGATATCCAACAGCGGATGCCCCGGTGCAACCACATCCATAAAGATGGCCCTGCCGCCCGGTTTCAATACTCGTCGAACCTCGCGCAGCGCCTGGCCGACGTCATGCCAGTGGTGCGCCGAGTAACGGCTGATCACCACATCAAAACTGGCATCGTAAAACGGCAGCGATTCTGCCACGCCCTGCTGCACCTGAATGTTGTTGAAACCTTTATCCTGCGCCGCCTGGCTTACCACATCCAACATCTGCGCCGATAAATCATAGGCCACCACCTGCGCCACTTTAGCCGCAGCAGTAAAGCTGGCATGCCCTGCGCCACAACCCAGATCCAGTAATTTGGCGTTGGCATGGGGTTCCAGCAGTCGTGCCAGCCGCTGTAAATCCTTTCCCTGTGCATGCACTGCACTGGTCAGGTAGGCGCTGGCCTGCTCACCAAACTGGCGGTCGACCGCATTTTTATGGCTATTGCTGATGCTCATAGGTGCTCCCTTTATTGTATGGCTTGCGCCTGTGCCGGATGGCTTTCAATGACTATAATTGGCTTATTATACGGGTACAATATAAGCAGTTATCCTAGTATCAGGAGGTACCAGTCTATGCAATCAGAAGCCTTATCCGGCCCTAAAGCCCTGGGGGCCTTCCTGCGTGCGCACCGGGAACGCATCACACCGGAAATGTTGGGTTTACCCAGCGCCCCACGCCGTCGCACCAGCGGCCTGCGCCGTGAAGAACTGGCACAAATCAGCGGTATCAGCGCCACCTGGTATACCTGGATCGAGCAGGGGCGCGAAGTTTCCATATCCCCCCATACGCTGGCACGCATTGCCAAAGCGCTACGGTTGGGAGCAGCCGAACGTCACTACCTGTTTACCCTGGCTCGGGTAGCCGATCCCGAACAGGAACAGCATCAGGAAACGGCGAACAGCGCCGTGTTGCAAAGCGTTCACCAGGTAACGGTGCCTTGCTACCTGCTGGATATCACCTGGAATGTCGTTGCCTGGAACCCGCAGGCGGAAAGCCTGTTCAGCGGTTGGCTGGGTCAGGCCGCTACCCCCAACCTGTTGCACTTTATGTTCTTCCATCCGTTGGCCAAAACCCTGGTCAGCGACTGGGATGACCGAGCGCGACGCGTGGTCGCCGAGTTTCGGGCCGAAACCAGTCACCATCAGAACACGGAAGAAATGCGTGCTTTCGTGCGTAACATGACGCACAACAGTGAGGCCTTTAACCACTGGTGGAAACAGCAGGACGTGCTGGCACGAGAAGGAGGCGAGCGTGCGTTTACCCACTTGCAACAGGGGACATTGCGCTATCGGCAACTGACGTTTAACCCGGCGGAAAATAGCGGGTTGAAGCTGGTGATGCTGATCCCTCTGCCGTAACTGGTAACAAATTCATAAACAGGTTTACCTGCCATTTATTTATTGGTTCATATAAACGCGCTAGGGTGATAGCTACCGATGATATCCATCATCCAGTAACGTTATTCATCTCCTTGAGGTAATCCTATGCAATCCGAAGAACAACGTCTTATCGATGGTCTGTTTGGCCGCTTGAAAGAAGCCGAGACCAAGACGGGCCAGAGGGATCTCCAGGCAGAGCAGCAAATCAACCAGCACATCCGTGAACAGCCTTCCGCGCCCTATTACATGGCGCAGGCGATGATCATTCAGGAAGCGGCGCTCAAACAGTTGGATCAGCGGGTGAAAGATCTGGAGAGCCAACTAGCCCAACAGCAGCAAAATAACGCCAGCCAGCCAAGCAGCGGCGGTTTTCTGGCCGGGCTGTTCGGCGGCGGTAACCGCAGCACGCCAAGCCCGCGCGAGCAGTATCAGGCACAACAGCAAAATAATGCGGCGTGGAACAATCAGACACAGCCGGGCTATGCTCAGCAACAGCAGCAACCGGCTTACAGCCAGCCACAACAGGCAGCACCTTCACGCGCGGGCGTTGCAGACCGCTGCCGGCGTGGCAGGCGGGGTGGTATTGGCCGATATGCTGACCGGCATGTTCCGTCACTCGCAACCGCAAGAGATTGTGAACATTATCGACGAGACCCCGGCAACGCCGGTGGATGACAGCGCGATGAGCAATTTCGACGCCTCCAACAACCTCGACACCTTCAACGGTGGCGATAGTCGCTTCCTCAATCAGGACAACGGTTTCCAGAACGCGGATTATCAAAACGATGATAATACCGACTTCTCTGATGACGACTACAGCGACGACGATTCGTTTATCTGATGCCGCCCCCTCTCCGCCTGGGGAGGGGTTTAATGTTTCTTGTTCCGCGCATCCTGGTCTACAGTTAACCCTTGCCAATGACCGCAAGTGACGAGAAACCATGCCGCAAATTCCCTCTACTCCCCCTTTTGTTAGCGCCCGCATGCTGATGCGTCCGCCGGTAGCCGACGATGTTGCCCGCTTTTACGCTATTTTTGGCGATCCGGAAACGCAACGCTTTAACCCCGCCGGGCCTGTCGCCAATGAGCAGTTGGCACAGCAGGCGCTGTCGGAGCGGATCGAAAGCTGGCGGCAGCACGGCTATGGTTCCTGGGCGATTGCGCTGCATGAACGGCCGGAGTGGATTATTGGATTTGGCGGGATTTCCTGGCGGCCGCTGGGGGCCCAACGTACGGTGAATCTGGGCTATCGTTTTGACACACAGGTTTGGGGCCGAGGATTGGCTACGGAACTGGCACAAGCCGCGCTGGAATATGGTTTCGAACAGCTACGGCTGGCAGAAATTTCCGCGATTGTTCGTGAAAAAAATCTGGCCTCGTGCCGCGTGTTGGAAAAAGCAGGTTTACGTCGGGTTGATACCCTCGATGACGTGCCCGGCGATACGCCCAGCCTGGTCTACAGCATCACGCGCAGGGACTATCAGGGCTACTGAACCGGAGGTTCGTCGTTGATTTTCGCCAGTTCCCGGCGGTAGGACTTCACCTTCTGGCGTTTCTTCAGCCAGGTGGTGGTGGATACGATAAAAATCAGCCCGGACATGGTCAGTACGCCGATCGGATGGCCGTAAAACACCATCAGGGCAAAGTAAATGGCAGAAACAATCGCTACCCATTTCGCCGTATTCCCCATCGTATTCTTTTCCTGACTTAAACGGCGGATGTGCTCTTCTTCACTGATTCCCATACTCTCTCCCGATTGGCTGAACGTTCCATTATATGGGGCCGGAACGCTGATATTTCAATCGATTAAAGGGTAAAGAAGCGTAAAGCTCAGCGGGTTTATTCGCCACGACGATGCAGATAGCGCTCCGGCAGCTCAAGCCCAGGCAAGGCGCTGCCGTCGTTGCGACCAAACAGCCGATAGCGGTTACGCGCCACCGCATTGTATAACGCATCCGCCAGCCGTTGCGGCAGAAAGCGAGCCAACGCCAGCAGGCGAAATGGCCAACCAAGCTGCCGCAGTGCCTGAAAGAACGCCGCCGAGCGCAGCCAATGCTGGCCCTGTGCCAGGTAAACAATGGAGTCAAAACGATCGGTAGGTAACGCCAGCCAGCGCAGAATGGCCTGCCCTTCCTCGGATTGCACCGTGGCCAGCAGGATCTTGCCCTGCCGATCGGCACGGATCAAAAATCGCACCAGCCCGTGGCACAGATTACATTCACCATCGAATAACAGCACCCGATCACCGGGTTGCAGATAAGGGGGGAGTCCTGGCCGATTCATCCTGCCTCCTGAGGGGTTGCCACCAGACTAACGCGCATTCCCCCTCAGTGCCAGCAGGCCCGTTTAAGGCGCAGGCGGGGCCGGAGGGTTATCCGGTAATGCCACCACAGAGATACGCACCTCATAATGTTTGGCACTGCCGGCCGGGATCACCGACGTTAGCTTATTGATGGTTTCAGTTGGATTATCACTGGCGGAAGTCGCGCAAAATAGCTCGCCCCCGTGGCAGAAACCCGGTTTGGGCATATGCCCGCCAGGGAATGGCGGCAAGCGGAAGCCTTGCTCAGGCGGCGGTGGGGCATTTTTATCGGCCGGAGCCGGAGCGGAAAGCGCACTGACGCTGAACAGCGTCATGCCAGCCAGAAAAGGCAGTGCCAGTAGTTTGACGGTATTTTTCATGTTATTGACCTCATTTGCCGGGATTGGATTTAACCTACTCCGCCCCCGGCCCATGAGAAAGTCGCTTTTCACGACCTTTTCACCCCCGATGATCTTTGCTTACATACCACCGCTAACGTGATGAAAGCTTAAGGATTATGTAAAGAGTCATCGGGGGCTGCTTCCTGTATGACATTACTTGCCGCTGGTCAGCGTGCTGTAACTGGTCATCAGGTTACGGTAATCAGGGATATGATTGGCAAACAGCGCCCCCAGCCCTTCCACATCGTTACGCCAGTCACGGTGCAGCTCACAGGCAACGCCGAACCAGGTCATCAACTGCGCGCCTTCGGCTTCCATCCGGCTCC is part of the Serratia quinivorans genome and encodes:
- a CDS encoding Protein of uncharacterised function, DUF393 → MNRPGLPPYLQPGDRVLLFDGECNLCHGLVRFLIRADRQGKILLATVQSEEGQAILRWLALPTDRFDSIVYLAQGQHWLRSAAFFQALRQLGWPFRLLALARFLPQRLADALYNAVARNRYRLFGRNDGSALPGLELPERYLHRRGE
- a CDS encoding anhydro-N-acetylmuramic acid kinase translates to MPQIPSTPPFVSARMLMRPPVADDVARFYAIFGDPETQRFNPAGPVANEQLAQQALSERIESWRQHGYGSWAIALHERPEWIIGFGGISWRPLGAQRTVNLGYRFDTQVWGRGLATELAQAALEYGFEQLRLAEISAIVREKNLASCRVLEKAGLRRVDTLDDVPGDTPSLVYSITRRDYQGY
- the ycgJ_1 gene encoding Uncharacterized methyltransferase ycgJ; translated protein: MSISNSHKNAVDRQFGEQASAYLTSAVHAQGKDLQRLARLLEPHANAKLLDLGCGAGHASFTAAAKVAQVVAYDLSAQMLDVVSQAAQDKGFNNIQVQQGVAESLPFYDASFDVVISRYSAHHWHDVGQALREVRRVLKPGGRAIFMDVVAPGHPLLDIYLQTVEVLRDTSHVRNYAPGEWLSLLTESGLLVREVTSDRLYLEFSSWVERMRTPEHFVTAIRALQQGLSEDVQQHFAIELDGSFTSDIMMFEVVRG